From the genome of Arthrobacter russicus:
TGCTCGGTCTGGGCTTCGGGCTTCGCCGCGCCTCGCCGGGGTCTCCGTCCGGGCCGCGTCGGCTCGGCCGCGGCTTGCCCGTCCTCAGCTTGCTTGCTCATGCTGCATCCTCCGCACTGATCTGGGAAGCAACGATTTCCTGGTAGGTCTCCGAGGTGTCCAGGAGCTCCTCGTGGGTTCCGCGAGCCACGATCTCACCGTTGTCCAGGACTAGGATCTGGTCGGCATCGGTGATCGTTGCCACCCGTTGCGCGACGATGATCACCGTGGCGTCGGCGGTCTTCGCCTTGAGCGCCTTGCGCAGTTTCGCATCGGTGGTCACGTCGAGTGCGGAAAACGAATCGTCGAAGAGGTACACCTTGGGTTCGGTGACCAAAGACCGGGCAATGCACAGGCGCTGCCGCTGCCCGCCGGAGACGTTGGTGCCGCCTTGGGCCACCCGGGAATCGAGGCCACGGCTCTTCTGCCGGACGAAATCCGCGCCCTGGGCGACGGTGAGCGCCTCCCAGAGCTCGTCGTCGCCCGCATTCGGCTTGCCGAAGCGCAAGTTCGATTCGATCGTGCCGGAGAACAAATACGGTTTCTGCGGCACCATCGACACCCGTGAGGTGATCGCTTTGCGGCTCAGTTCGGTGACCGGCACGCCGTCCAGCAAGACCTCGCCGGAGGCCACGTCGTAGAGCCTCGGCAATAGCGAAAGCAGCGTCGTCTTGCCCACCCCGGTGGCTCCGATGATCGCGACGGTCTGCCCCGGGCTGGCGGAGAACGAGATGTTCTTCAGCACCGGTTCCTCGGCTCCGGGGTAACTGAAGCTGACATTGCGGAATTCCACTTCGCCGCGGCTGGCCGCTGGCTCGGTGGGGGTTTCCGGAACTTTGATGCTCGCCTCGACGTCGAGCACTTCACCGATCCGCTCGGCGCAGACCACGGCCCGCGGCACCATCATCGCCATGAACGTGCCCATCATGACCGCGGTCAGGATCTGCAGCAGGTACTGCAGGAACGCCGTCAGCGAACCGATCTGCATCTGCCCGGCGTCCACCCGCTGGCCGCCGAACCAGAGCACCGCGGCGGTCGCCAGGTGCAGAATCATGGTGATCAGCGGGAACATCAGCACGAAAATCGAACCGACCCGGAGCGAGACCTTGGTCAGATCGTCGTTGGCCGCGTCGAAACGTTTGGTCTCGTACGGCTCGCGGACGAAGGCCCGGACCACCCGGATGCCCACGATCTGCTCCCGGAGCACCCCGTTGATCTTGTCGATCTTCGCCTGCATCGATTGGAACAAGGGCATCAGCAAATAGACCAGATAGCCCACCACTACCAGCAGCAACGGCACCGAGACCCAGACCAACCAGGACAAGCTGAGATCTTCGCGCAACGCCATGATGATGCCGCCGATGCACATGATCGGTGCGGAAACCATGAAATTCAGCCCCAGCAGCAGAACCATCTGTACTTGCTGGATGTCGTTGGTGCCCCGGGTGATCAGCGTCGGCGCACCGAATTTGCCCAGCTCCTGCGCGGAGAAGCCGGAGACTTTGCGGTAGACGCTGCGCCGGAGGTCACGGCCGACCGCCATTGCGGCTTTGGAGCCGAAGTAGACCCCGGCGATCGCAGCGAGCACCTGGACCAGGGCCACGCCGAGCATCACGCCGCCGACGCGCCAGATGTAATCGGGGTCTGCTTTGGCAACGCCCTGGTCGATGATCTGGGCGTTGAGACTGGGCAGGTAGAGGGCGGCGATGGTCGCCGCCAATTGGAAAACGAAAACAGCGATGATGTACGGCACATACGCCCCACCGTATTGCCGCAAAAGCTTGATCAGCATAAGGATTCCTCGTCGCAGATCTGCGAGTATTCAAGATTGGATAGCAATAAGCCTAGACGAGGATACCGACAATATGTCACAAAAAACAGGTCCAAGCCGGTGAAACAGGTGCAAACATCGACCTGTCTCACCGGCTTGGACCTGCCAAACGCGAAGAGTTTTAGAGCGCGGCGTAAACCTCGCGCAGCAGCTTGGCAGTCTCGGACGGCGTCTTGCCGACCTTCACGCCA
Proteins encoded in this window:
- a CDS encoding ABC transporter ATP-binding protein is translated as MLIKLLRQYGGAYVPYIIAVFVFQLAATIAALYLPSLNAQIIDQGVAKADPDYIWRVGGVMLGVALVQVLAAIAGVYFGSKAAMAVGRDLRRSVYRKVSGFSAQELGKFGAPTLITRGTNDIQQVQMVLLLGLNFMVSAPIMCIGGIIMALREDLSLSWLVWVSVPLLLVVVGYLVYLLMPLFQSMQAKIDKINGVLREQIVGIRVVRAFVREPYETKRFDAANDDLTKVSLRVGSIFVLMFPLITMILHLATAAVLWFGGQRVDAGQMQIGSLTAFLQYLLQILTAVMMGTFMAMMVPRAVVCAERIGEVLDVEASIKVPETPTEPAASRGEVEFRNVSFSYPGAEEPVLKNISFSASPGQTVAIIGATGVGKTTLLSLLPRLYDVASGEVLLDGVPVTELSRKAITSRVSMVPQKPYLFSGTIESNLRFGKPNAGDDELWEALTVAQGADFVRQKSRGLDSRVAQGGTNVSGGQRQRLCIARSLVTEPKVYLFDDSFSALDVTTDAKLRKALKAKTADATVIIVAQRVATITDADQILVLDNGEIVARGTHEELLDTSETYQEIVASQISAEDAA